Proteins from a genomic interval of Nostoc sp. TCL240-02:
- the acnB gene encoding bifunctional aconitate hydratase 2/2-methylisocitrate dehydratase, which yields MLEQYRKHVAQRAALGIPPLPLDAKQTSELCELLKNPPKGQEEILLHLLSDRVSPGVDPAAYVKAGFLTAIAKEEITSPLIAPIEAVQLLGTMIGGYNVQSLIDLLQLPTVSVSDSSETPLVMGGQGKEPIAAYAANALSKILLVYDAYHDVLELSKTNPFAKRVVDSWAEAEWFTMRPTVPEAITVTVFKVPGETNTDDLSPAQSATTRPDIPLHALVMLESRQPGSLATIAELKEKGHPVAYVGDVVGTGSSRKSAINSVLWHTGNDIPFVPNKRAGGYVLGGAIAPIFFNTAEDAGALPIQCDVTKLETGMVITIHPYKGEITNEAGEVISTFDLKPDTILDEVRAGGRIPLLIGRTLTDKTRLALGLEPSTVFTRPQQAFDTGKGYTLAQKMVGKACGLPGVRPGTSCEPIITTVGSQDTTGPMTRDELTELACLGFSADLVIQSFCHTAAYPKPVDIKTHHELPDFFASRGGVALRPGDGIIHSWLNRMLLPDTVGTGGDSHTRFPLGISFPAGSGLVAFAAALGVMPLDMPESVLVRFKGELQPGITLRDVVNAIPYVAIQKGLLTAEKQNKKNVFSGRILEIEGLPDLKVEQAFELTDASAERSCAGCTIKLSVETISEYLRSNIALLKNMIARGYHDPRTMLRRVAKMEEWLANPVLLEGDVDAEYAEIIEIDLNEIKEPIVAAPNDPDNVKLLSEVANDPVQEVFVGSCMTNIGHYRATAKVLEGAGEVKTRLWIAPPTRMDEHQLKEEGVYSVFGAAGARTEMPGCSLCMGNQARVADGTTVFSTSTRNFNNRMGKDARVYLGSAELAAVCALLGRLPTVQEYLDIVASRIEPFADDLYRYLNFDQIAGFEDEGRVIALEDMPRIEDILGMPASSLR from the coding sequence ATGCTAGAACAATATCGTAAACACGTTGCCCAAAGAGCAGCACTCGGTATTCCTCCTTTACCATTGGATGCGAAGCAAACATCAGAATTATGTGAATTACTGAAAAATCCGCCCAAGGGTCAAGAGGAGATATTATTACATTTATTGAGCGATCGCGTTTCTCCTGGTGTTGATCCAGCAGCTTATGTCAAAGCTGGATTTCTCACCGCCATTGCTAAGGAAGAAATCACCAGTCCGTTGATTGCGCCCATCGAAGCGGTGCAATTGCTGGGCACAATGATCGGTGGTTACAATGTGCAATCTTTAATTGATTTGCTGCAATTGCCTACTGTATCCGTCTCTGACTCATCCGAAACACCTCTGGTAATGGGCGGGCAAGGAAAGGAACCCATCGCCGCCTACGCCGCCAACGCCTTAAGCAAAATCCTCTTGGTGTATGACGCTTACCATGATGTTTTAGAGTTATCTAAAACCAATCCTTTCGCCAAGCGGGTGGTTGACTCTTGGGCAGAAGCTGAATGGTTTACCATGCGCCCTACAGTCCCAGAAGCGATTACTGTCACCGTTTTTAAAGTTCCTGGCGAAACCAACACCGACGACTTATCACCAGCCCAAAGTGCCACAACTCGCCCAGATATTCCCTTACACGCCTTAGTGATGTTGGAGTCACGGCAACCGGGAAGCTTGGCAACCATTGCCGAGTTGAAGGAAAAAGGGCATCCCGTAGCTTACGTGGGAGATGTAGTTGGTACAGGTTCCTCGCGTAAATCTGCCATTAACTCCGTATTGTGGCATACAGGAAATGATATACCTTTTGTGCCAAACAAACGCGCTGGGGGTTATGTTTTAGGTGGTGCGATCGCGCCAATCTTCTTTAACACTGCTGAAGATGCCGGTGCTTTGCCTATTCAGTGCGATGTCACCAAACTCGAGACCGGCATGGTAATTACCATCCATCCCTACAAAGGTGAAATCACCAACGAAGCAGGCGAAGTCATTTCCACCTTTGACCTTAAACCTGATACCATCCTCGATGAAGTCCGCGCAGGTGGACGCATCCCCTTACTTATCGGGCGTACCCTCACCGACAAAACCCGTCTTGCACTTGGTTTAGAACCCAGCACCGTTTTCACCCGTCCCCAGCAAGCTTTTGATACAGGTAAAGGCTACACCCTAGCACAGAAAATGGTCGGTAAAGCTTGTGGATTACCTGGTGTGCGTCCCGGCACATCCTGCGAACCCATCATCACTACCGTTGGTTCTCAAGATACCACAGGCCCCATGACCCGCGACGAATTGACAGAACTCGCTTGTCTTGGTTTCAGTGCAGACTTAGTGATCCAAAGTTTCTGCCATACAGCAGCTTATCCCAAACCAGTAGACATCAAAACCCATCACGAACTCCCCGATTTCTTTGCCTCTCGTGGCGGAGTCGCCCTCCGTCCCGGTGATGGTATCATCCACTCTTGGTTAAATCGGATGCTGCTACCCGACACAGTGGGAACTGGCGGCGACTCTCACACCCGCTTCCCCTTGGGTATTTCCTTCCCCGCCGGTTCGGGATTAGTGGCTTTTGCAGCCGCCTTGGGTGTCATGCCTTTAGATATGCCAGAGTCCGTTTTGGTAAGATTTAAAGGAGAATTGCAACCAGGTATCACCCTGCGGGATGTCGTGAATGCTATACCCTACGTAGCAATTCAAAAAGGTTTGCTGACAGCAGAGAAACAAAATAAGAAAAATGTTTTCTCTGGACGAATTCTAGAAATAGAAGGTTTGCCAGATTTAAAAGTTGAACAAGCCTTTGAACTCACCGATGCTAGTGCCGAACGTTCTTGTGCTGGATGCACAATTAAGCTGAGTGTAGAGACAATTTCGGAATATCTGCGTTCTAACATCGCGTTACTGAAAAATATGATCGCACGAGGCTATCACGATCCGCGTACCATGCTACGCCGTGTGGCAAAAATGGAAGAATGGTTAGCAAATCCCGTGTTATTAGAAGGCGATGTCGATGCCGAGTATGCCGAAATAATTGAAATTGATTTGAACGAAATCAAAGAACCAATTGTTGCTGCTCCCAATGACCCCGATAATGTTAAGTTATTATCGGAAGTTGCTAACGATCCAGTGCAAGAAGTATTCGTCGGTTCTTGTATGACAAATATTGGTCATTATCGGGCAACAGCGAAAGTTTTGGAAGGCGCAGGTGAAGTAAAAACCCGCCTGTGGATAGCACCACCAACCCGCATGGATGAACACCAATTAAAAGAAGAAGGTGTATACAGCGTTTTTGGGGCTGCGGGTGCTAGAACAGAAATGCCAGGATGCAGTTTGTGCATGGGAAATCAGGCGCGAGTTGCTGATGGTACAACAGTATTTTCTACCTCTACCCGCAACTTTAATAATCGTATGGGTAAAGATGCGCGAGTGTATCTTGGTTCAGCAGAATTAGCCGCAGTTTGTGCGCTGCTGGGACGGCTTCCGACAGTGCAGGAATACTTGGATATTGTGGCGAGTAGAATTGAGCCTTTTGCAGATGATTTGTATCGGTATTTGAACTTTGATCAAATCGCTGGTTTTGAGGATGAAGGACGTGTGATTGCGTTGGAAGATATGCCGAGAATTGAGGATATCTTGGGTATGCCAGCTAGTAGTTTGCGTTAG
- a CDS encoding transposase — translation MYAVKKVQEKYKFKLYALCIMSNHVHYLLEPKQPEDLPKIIFESKLH, via the coding sequence ATTTATGCCGTCAAAAAGGTACAAGAAAAGTATAAGTTTAAACTCTATGCTTTGTGCATCATGAGCAATCATGTGCATTACCTGCTGGAACCAAAACAGCCAGAAGATTTACCGAAAATTATTTTCGAGTCAAAGTTGCACTAA
- a CDS encoding acetate--CoA ligase family protein, with protein sequence MVLQKSGDLVRINARRTDVFDIFNFKHYVGPNPYLDAGALVFDFALVDSREPLPIEDYIASIGDRYPNLGSQSYESHAHLFAQVVSEVGKLDMDLHLNQWSVKPYPDLVRISVQSLHERTTREVVYFVWDWFEAITQDEDFNFDEQLVRLQNKFRASVYGGPTVYALLRTADEKGIPAFYLWEEGLMQYGFGKKHVRGVATTFNCDSHLDSEFTTRKDDCKAFLKTLGFPVPEGDIVFSEKEALAAARKIGYPVAVKPVVGHKGIGVTADVQDSKELESAYNRALAAIPEDHLTRIIVEKSISGSDFRMLCVNGRFVAATERRPASVVGDGYLTLAELIRLENRKPARLDTPTSPMSKIQIDEAMELYLEEQRLLLDSVIEKGRTVYLRKVANLSAGGMSIDATHTVHDDNIILAQDIAQHFQLTCLGIDVITKSLSESWKSSNFAILEINAAPGVLMHLKPSEGESVDVPSHILETFFESGTDSRIPIITFNKISVEELQTTIDHILLQHPNWTIGAVCRDAVFVNRSKKVLSKNYNSNVQTLLRHPKVDLLIAEYAEDILDEEGMFYRNSNIVVLDNPSETEMMLARDVFDSSTVVIRKGNDISIRRKGLIEDYTLAEDEPFTRVYLKETVTIL encoded by the coding sequence ATGGTTCTACAAAAAAGCGGTGACTTGGTTCGCATTAATGCTAGAAGAACGGATGTATTCGATATTTTCAACTTCAAGCATTATGTTGGCCCCAACCCATATTTAGATGCAGGGGCGCTAGTGTTTGACTTTGCTCTAGTTGACTCTAGAGAGCCTTTGCCCATAGAAGATTATATTGCAAGCATTGGCGATCGCTATCCAAATCTGGGCAGCCAAAGCTACGAGTCCCATGCCCATCTATTTGCTCAAGTTGTGTCCGAAGTCGGAAAACTGGACATGGATTTGCACCTAAACCAATGGAGTGTGAAGCCATATCCCGATTTAGTGCGAATTAGCGTCCAATCACTACATGAACGCACAACTAGAGAGGTAGTTTATTTTGTTTGGGATTGGTTTGAAGCCATTACCCAAGACGAAGACTTTAACTTTGATGAGCAGCTAGTCAGGCTACAAAATAAGTTCCGTGCATCTGTGTATGGTGGCCCCACAGTTTACGCCCTATTGCGAACAGCCGACGAAAAAGGTATTCCCGCCTTTTATTTGTGGGAAGAAGGATTAATGCAATACGGCTTTGGAAAAAAACACGTCCGAGGAGTAGCAACCACATTTAACTGTGATAGTCATCTAGATTCAGAGTTTACCACCCGTAAAGATGACTGCAAAGCATTTCTAAAAACCTTGGGTTTCCCAGTCCCTGAAGGCGATATCGTCTTTTCTGAAAAGGAAGCCTTGGCAGCAGCCAGAAAAATTGGCTACCCAGTGGCAGTTAAGCCAGTGGTAGGTCATAAAGGAATTGGCGTTACGGCTGACGTACAAGACTCAAAAGAACTGGAATCCGCTTATAATAGAGCATTAGCAGCGATTCCTGAAGATCACCTAACTCGGATAATTGTTGAGAAAAGTATTTCAGGATCAGATTTTCGGATGTTGTGTGTCAATGGCAGATTTGTCGCCGCCACAGAACGCCGTCCAGCATCGGTTGTTGGTGATGGCTACTTAACACTTGCAGAATTAATTCGCCTAGAAAACCGCAAACCTGCACGTTTAGATACGCCCACCTCACCCATGAGTAAAATTCAGATTGATGAAGCGATGGAACTTTACTTAGAGGAACAGCGTTTATTACTAGACAGCGTGATTGAAAAAGGACGCACTGTTTACCTGCGTAAAGTTGCCAATCTTTCAGCCGGAGGTATGAGCATCGATGCAACTCACACAGTTCATGATGACAATATTATCTTGGCGCAAGATATTGCCCAACACTTCCAGTTGACTTGCCTTGGTATTGATGTCATTACCAAAAGTCTCTCCGAATCTTGGAAATCTAGTAACTTTGCTATCCTGGAAATCAACGCTGCACCAGGAGTTTTAATGCATCTTAAACCTTCTGAAGGTGAAAGTGTTGATGTACCTTCTCATATTCTAGAAACCTTTTTTGAGTCGGGTACAGATTCGAGGATACCAATTATCACCTTTAATAAAATCTCAGTTGAAGAACTGCAAACAACAATTGACCATATCCTTTTACAACATCCCAATTGGACAATAGGCGCTGTTTGTCGTGATGCAGTTTTTGTAAATCGCTCGAAAAAAGTATTAAGCAAAAACTACAATAGCAACGTCCAAACTTTGCTCCGTCATCCCAAAGTTGATTTGCTGATTGCCGAATATGCCGAAGACATCTTAGATGAAGAGGGGATGTTTTACCGGAATAGTAATATCGTAGTTTTGGATAATCCCAGCGAAACTGAGATGATGCTAGCGCGAGATGTCTTTGATAGTTCTACTGTGGTAATTAGAAAAGGCAATGATATTTCTATCCGTCGCAAAGGGTTGATTGAAGATTATACTTTGGCTGAAGATGAACCATTTACACGGGTTTATTTGAAAGAAACTGTAACGATTTTGTGA
- a CDS encoding cyanophycinase: MVESNPKRQLVIIGGAEDKDGDSQILRDFVRRAGGTKAYIVIMTAATELPREVGENYIRVFERLGAENVRIIDTETREDASSSTALEAIHKSTGVFFTGGDQARITNILKDTEIDAAIHKRFAEGVVIAGTSAGAAVMPDKMIVEGDSQTHPRIETVEMGPGLGFLPGVVIDQHFSQRGRLGRLISALILEPAVLGFGIDENTAMVVTDNQIEVIGAGAVTIVDESEATYNNMGEILKDESLAICGAKLHILPHGFKFDLKTRQPILNNVSVANVSVPVG, translated from the coding sequence ATGGTGGAAAGTAATCCCAAACGGCAGTTGGTAATTATTGGGGGAGCAGAAGATAAGGATGGAGATTCTCAAATTCTGCGAGACTTTGTGCGACGCGCTGGGGGTACGAAGGCGTACATTGTCATTATGACGGCAGCAACAGAATTACCAAGAGAAGTGGGAGAGAATTATATTAGAGTTTTTGAGCGGCTAGGAGCCGAGAATGTTCGCATTATTGATACAGAAACCCGCGAAGACGCATCATCATCTACCGCATTAGAAGCAATTCATAAATCAACTGGGGTATTTTTTACCGGTGGAGATCAAGCTCGCATCACCAATATCCTCAAGGATACCGAAATCGATGCGGCGATTCATAAACGTTTCGCGGAAGGTGTAGTTATCGCTGGTACAAGCGCGGGCGCTGCTGTGATGCCAGATAAAATGATAGTTGAAGGTGATTCTCAAACACATCCTCGAATTGAAACTGTTGAAATGGGCCCTGGTCTAGGCTTTTTACCAGGAGTGGTAATTGACCAGCATTTTTCTCAGCGTGGACGTTTGGGACGCTTAATTTCAGCTTTAATACTAGAACCTGCTGTTTTAGGATTCGGTATTGATGAGAATACCGCTATGGTCGTAACCGATAACCAAATTGAAGTGATTGGTGCAGGTGCGGTGACGATTGTTGATGAATCAGAAGCTACATACAACAATATGGGCGAAATTCTGAAGGATGAGTCTTTGGCGATTTGCGGAGCAAAGCTTCACATTTTGCCACATGGATTCAAATTTGACTTGAAAACTCGCCAACCTATCCTAAATAATGTCTCTGTAGCAAATGTCTCTGTACCTGTTGGTTGA
- a CDS encoding NADAR family protein produces the protein MTIYFYSTREEYGCFSNFSPHGFQLDGLYWSTSEHYFQAQKFVDTPHVEQIRQVKTPKDAARMGRERTRPLRQDWEQVKDDIMRQAVLCKFQTHTDIRNILLSTGNAEIVENSPIDFYWGCGADGSGKNMLGKILMEVRESLHHTYSEDVDRKSVK, from the coding sequence ATGACAATCTACTTTTATAGCACTCGTGAAGAATATGGTTGTTTCTCTAACTTTTCGCCCCACGGGTTTCAATTAGATGGATTGTATTGGTCAACCAGCGAACACTACTTTCAAGCGCAAAAGTTTGTGGATACACCTCATGTAGAACAAATCCGCCAAGTTAAAACACCTAAAGATGCGGCAAGAATGGGGCGTGAGAGAACCCGTCCACTACGTCAAGATTGGGAACAAGTTAAAGACGATATCATGCGGCAAGCTGTGCTATGTAAATTTCAAACTCATACAGATATTAGGAATATCTTACTTTCCACAGGCAATGCAGAAATTGTTGAAAACTCGCCCATCGATTTTTATTGGGGTTGCGGAGCCGATGGTAGCGGTAAAAATATGCTAGGAAAAATTTTAATGGAGGTACGAGAGAGCCTGCACCATACATACAGCGAAGATGTTGATCGTAAAAGCGTTAAATGA
- a CDS encoding tetratricopeptide repeat protein, giving the protein MPKGEWNNRSKNTIPLQSPITYLKPVKRNTITHEFGSGSHAEILPPQENDDNLSEASKLLRQGIQQQQAGELIAALKSLQQALGLFQGVGDLQKQAQALSFLGLVTYGAGDYKGAISYSQQCLSLLNNTSDLALQMQALSHLGNSYRHLNDHNKAIEFLEKCLKITQQLQDKRSQVAALNNLGLVYKSLSNFTQAIEYQQQSLEIVRELKDNWGEEQVLKNLGNAWYALNNYPKAIAYYEQCVVLARSLKNVRSASQVLKNLGNACYALSDYTKAIKYYEDRLLLAREIQDKRGEEQSLGSLGVACEALGDYNKAITYYEQRLLLARNIKDRRSEEEALDRLRVACYALGDYAKAMQYQQGTSSNNS; this is encoded by the coding sequence ATGCCTAAAGGCGAATGGAATAATAGATCGAAAAATACAATTCCCCTACAATCACCCATAACATACTTAAAACCAGTGAAGCGTAATACAATTACTCATGAATTTGGCTCTGGTTCACACGCTGAAATACTACCACCACAGGAAAATGATGATAATTTATCGGAAGCATCCAAGCTACTACGGCAAGGAATTCAACAGCAGCAAGCTGGTGAATTAATTGCGGCGCTGAAATCTTTACAACAAGCTTTAGGGCTGTTTCAGGGAGTTGGGGATTTGCAAAAACAGGCACAGGCGCTTTCTTTTTTAGGATTGGTAACTTATGGCGCTGGAGACTATAAAGGTGCAATATCTTACTCCCAGCAGTGTTTGTCTTTGCTCAATAACACCTCAGATTTAGCATTGCAAATGCAAGCACTTTCCCATTTAGGAAATTCATACCGTCATTTGAATGACCATAACAAGGCTATTGAGTTTCTAGAAAAGTGTTTGAAAATAACGCAACAGCTGCAAGACAAACGGAGTCAAGTTGCAGCACTGAATAATTTGGGATTGGTATATAAATCTTTGAGTAACTTTACACAGGCTATTGAGTATCAGCAGCAAAGTCTAGAGATTGTGCGAGAACTTAAAGATAACTGGGGCGAGGAACAGGTACTTAAAAATTTGGGTAATGCTTGGTATGCTTTGAATAATTATCCAAAAGCGATCGCTTATTATGAGCAGTGTGTAGTACTAGCACGCTCATTAAAAAATGTTCGCAGTGCTTCTCAGGTACTCAAAAATCTGGGTAATGCTTGTTATGCTCTAAGTGATTATACTAAAGCTATTAAGTATTATGAAGATAGGTTGCTATTAGCCAGAGAAATCCAAGACAAACGTGGCGAGGAACAATCTTTAGGTAGTTTAGGAGTTGCTTGTGAAGCTCTGGGTGACTATAACAAAGCAATTACATATTATGAACAACGTTTGCTGTTAGCCAGGAATATCAAAGACCGTCGTAGTGAAGAAGAAGCTCTCGATCGTTTGAGAGTCGCTTGCTACGCCTTGGGTGATTATGCCAAAGCTATGCAATACCAGCAAGGAACATCTTCAAATAATTCGTAA
- a CDS encoding phosphoribosyltransferase, producing the protein MSQTPLFADRTHAGELLARVIQDVLTQQTIASGIKPVPVVYALPRGGIPVAAPVARLLDCPLTIVVAKKISHPENPELAIGAVTTYGNVLWTDQKLFRFKDDTRLREVALNKAIIQAKSLEAQLITACPQVNAENATAILVDDGIATGMTIAVAATAIKALSPAAVWLCTPVAPQRLLPWLEQWGDRTIVLETPEPFWSVSNFYAQFPQVDTSEVLRYLQQQNPIGPIDLCE; encoded by the coding sequence ATGTCACAGACCCCGCTTTTTGCCGATCGCACCCATGCGGGTGAGTTATTAGCGCGAGTGATTCAGGATGTTTTGACTCAGCAAACTATTGCTTCTGGGATAAAACCTGTACCAGTTGTTTATGCTTTGCCAAGAGGGGGTATACCAGTAGCAGCACCAGTAGCACGTCTATTGGATTGTCCGTTGACAATCGTTGTAGCGAAAAAGATTAGCCATCCAGAAAACCCAGAGTTAGCAATTGGTGCAGTGACTACTTACGGAAATGTTCTTTGGACTGATCAAAAGCTATTTCGGTTTAAAGATGATACAAGGTTGCGCGAAGTGGCTTTAAATAAAGCTATCATCCAAGCTAAGTCTCTTGAGGCTCAATTAATTACTGCTTGTCCGCAGGTGAATGCCGAGAATGCTACGGCTATTTTAGTTGATGATGGCATTGCTACAGGAATGACAATAGCGGTAGCGGCAACTGCTATCAAAGCACTGTCTCCAGCAGCAGTTTGGCTATGTACTCCAGTCGCACCACAAAGATTGCTACCTTGGTTAGAACAGTGGGGCGATCGCACAATCGTCTTGGAAACACCAGAACCCTTTTGGAGTGTGAGTAATTTCTACGCCCAATTTCCCCAAGTTGATACATCAGAGGTTCTCAGATATCTCCAGCAACAAAATCCAATAGGGCCAATCGATCTGTGCGAGTAA
- a CDS encoding uracil-DNA glycosylase family protein, which produces MSSETQLSLFDDSTFNQRELIPTDAKIAIAPGTYSTITELAQHCDRCHRCPLGDTRTHAVVGRGNLKAPIMVIGEAPGQNEDETGLPFVGRSGQLLEKILASVNLTTEHDVYIANINKCRPPDNRVPTPVEVAACLPYLLEQIRLVDPKIILLTGATAVKGITGDKRGITKIRGQWLEWEGRLCMPIFHPSYLLRNPSKERGAPKWLMWQDIQAVRAKLDEFQNNN; this is translated from the coding sequence ATGAGCAGCGAAACTCAACTCAGCCTCTTCGACGACTCAACCTTTAACCAACGAGAACTAATTCCTACAGACGCTAAAATTGCGATCGCTCCCGGAACTTATTCCACCATAACGGAGTTGGCACAGCATTGCGATCGCTGCCACCGTTGTCCATTGGGAGACACTCGGACTCATGCTGTGGTCGGACGCGGTAATCTCAAAGCGCCAATTATGGTTATTGGGGAAGCGCCTGGTCAAAATGAAGACGAAACTGGTTTACCATTTGTAGGTAGATCGGGGCAATTGCTGGAGAAAATTCTGGCATCGGTGAATCTAACTACCGAGCATGATGTATATATCGCTAATATAAATAAATGTCGCCCACCAGATAATAGAGTTCCTACTCCTGTAGAAGTGGCGGCTTGTCTACCCTACTTACTAGAGCAAATTCGCCTAGTTGACCCTAAAATAATCTTGTTAACAGGTGCAACTGCTGTCAAAGGCATCACTGGCGATAAGCGGGGGATTACGAAAATTCGCGGACAGTGGCTGGAGTGGGAAGGGCGTTTATGTATGCCGATTTTTCATCCTTCGTACTTACTGCGTAACCCTTCTAAAGAAAGAGGTGCACCTAAATGGTTGATGTGGCAGGATATCCAGGCAGTGCGGGCTAAGTTAGACGAATTCCAAAATAACAATTAA
- a CDS encoding nuclear transport factor 2 family protein: MPDQPAPEIELLRAAYAAFNARDIDTALALMTPDVAWPKAFKGGFVRGPEEVRAYWTEQWSEINPHVEPVSFYLEEDGRILVDVHQVVRDKAYAVLADERVGHRFTLEHGLIKVMEVTLVGWVK; encoded by the coding sequence ATGCCAGATCAACCTGCACCAGAAATCGAACTGCTCCGTGCGGCTTACGCGGCCTTCAACGCACGAGACATTGACACTGCCCTTGCCCTCATGACTCCTGACGTCGCTTGGCCGAAAGCGTTCAAAGGCGGTTTTGTCCGTGGGCCTGAAGAAGTTCGCGCTTACTGGACGGAGCAATGGAGCGAGATCAATCCGCACGTCGAGCCGGTTTCCTTTTACTTGGAGGAGGACGGGCGCATTTTGGTCGATGTGCATCAGGTCGTGCGTGACAAGGCTTATGCAGTTCTTGCCGATGAGCGCGTGGGCCATCGATTCACCCTTGAGCATGGCTTGATTAAAGTCATGGAAGTCACGCTAGTAGGTTGGGTAAAGTGA
- a CDS encoding SH3 domain-containing protein — MTKKLKNAPSKLVIGLVFSCISVMINTGIAYQIALAKSTNPQKCDILAYVTDTDIQGLNVRNGASTNNTILGQIPINETVQVIGATGDWVQITNASNGFQGTGWVFVPKLGLTTQGYGTNGVDLYASNSQESRKVRTIPANTAVKLLGCQGDWAQVEYQGVKGWLTREDQCGAALTSCS; from the coding sequence ATGACAAAAAAACTGAAAAATGCACCATCAAAGTTAGTAATAGGATTGGTATTTAGTTGTATTAGCGTGATGATCAATACAGGTATAGCTTATCAAATAGCTTTAGCGAAATCAACTAATCCACAAAAGTGCGATATTCTTGCCTACGTCACCGATACAGATATACAAGGTTTAAATGTGCGGAATGGTGCAAGTACAAATAACACAATTTTAGGGCAAATCCCCATCAACGAAACAGTTCAAGTTATTGGTGCTACTGGAGATTGGGTACAGATTACTAATGCTAGTAATGGTTTTCAAGGAACTGGATGGGTATTTGTGCCAAAGTTAGGTTTAACAACGCAGGGCTACGGCACTAATGGCGTAGATTTATATGCTAGTAATAGTCAAGAAAGCCGAAAAGTGAGAACAATTCCTGCAAATACGGCTGTCAAATTGTTAGGCTGTCAGGGAGATTGGGCGCAGGTGGAATATCAAGGTGTTAAAGGTTGGTTGACAAGGGAAGATCAATGTGGTGCTGCCCTTACTAGTTGTTCTTAG
- a CDS encoding TauD/TfdA family dioxygenase — protein sequence MNHKIQPISDGIGQEIINIDNSSILELDKEEIIRLFKDYGVLLFRGFDVDVEIFKEFTNLLSTNFINYAGGAFSRKVINGDETLLSVNDFKSEIKLHGEMYYQKNIPLMLWFFCANPPLEDGETTVCDGRKFFNEISSSTKELFSKKKLKFTVQISQEDWQKKYQTDDLNQLEEMCQKNNTYLTVNDDQSILLEYICPAIIPSRCGKYQVFINSLLPTKQLNPKILNFEDGSEIPEEVVSELNDIAEKITTEILWESGDILMIDNTRILHGRRSFADDQRDIYIRLCSPAFSF from the coding sequence ATGAACCATAAAATACAGCCCATATCAGATGGCATAGGTCAAGAAATTATTAATATTGACAATAGCAGTATTTTAGAATTAGACAAAGAAGAAATTATTCGTCTATTTAAAGATTATGGAGTTTTACTTTTTAGAGGATTTGATGTTGATGTTGAAATCTTTAAAGAATTTACCAATCTGTTGAGTACCAATTTTATAAATTATGCTGGTGGTGCATTCAGTAGGAAGGTAATTAATGGAGATGAGACTCTTTTAAGTGTAAACGATTTTAAGTCTGAGATTAAATTGCATGGAGAAATGTATTATCAGAAAAATATCCCACTGATGTTGTGGTTTTTCTGTGCTAATCCGCCATTAGAAGATGGTGAAACTACGGTGTGTGATGGTAGAAAATTTTTTAATGAAATTAGTAGTTCAACCAAAGAGTTATTCAGCAAAAAGAAGTTAAAATTTACTGTTCAGATATCTCAAGAGGACTGGCAGAAAAAATACCAAACAGATGATTTGAACCAGCTAGAAGAAATGTGTCAGAAGAATAATACGTATCTGACAGTAAATGATGATCAATCAATTCTGCTTGAATACATTTGTCCAGCTATTATCCCCAGCAGATGTGGAAAATATCAGGTATTTATTAATAGTTTATTGCCTACAAAGCAGTTAAACCCAAAGATTCTTAATTTTGAGGATGGTTCAGAAATTCCTGAAGAGGTTGTCTCTGAACTGAATGACATTGCTGAAAAAATAACCACGGAAATTTTGTGGGAAAGTGGCGATATTTTAATGATTGATAATACAAGAATACTTCATGGTAGAAGGTCTTTTGCTGACGATCAAAGAGATATTTATATCAGGCTATGTTCTCCAGCTTTTTCATTTTGA